One window from the genome of Streptococcus salivarius encodes:
- a CDS encoding amino acid ABC transporter permease — protein sequence MNFSFLPQFWSYFNYGVLVTIMISVCVVFFGTILGVLVSLAKRSGIKPLEWLVSLYVWVFRGTPMVVQIMIAFNLIHMNLPTVQFGILNLDLSRIVPGIIVLSLNSGAYISESVRAGIESIPKGQIEAAYSLGIRPWNTMRYVVLPQAIKNILPALGNEFVTIIKDSSLLQTIGVMELWNGAQTVATTTYLTLTPLLFAAFYYLIVTTAMTALLKQMEQRLGEGRK from the coding sequence ATGAATTTTTCATTTCTACCGCAGTTTTGGTCTTACTTTAACTATGGTGTCTTAGTAACAATTATGATTTCGGTCTGCGTGGTCTTCTTCGGAACCATCCTCGGGGTTTTGGTATCCTTGGCCAAGCGTTCTGGAATCAAACCTTTGGAGTGGCTAGTAAGCCTTTATGTTTGGGTTTTCCGTGGGACTCCTATGGTTGTGCAGATTATGATTGCTTTTAACCTCATCCACATGAACCTTCCAACTGTGCAGTTTGGGATTTTAAACCTTGATTTGTCACGTATCGTTCCGGGTATTATCGTCCTTTCTTTGAACAGTGGCGCTTATATTTCTGAGAGCGTACGTGCAGGTATCGAGTCTATTCCTAAAGGCCAGATTGAAGCAGCCTACTCACTTGGTATCCGTCCATGGAATACCATGCGTTATGTGGTCTTGCCTCAAGCTATTAAAAATATCTTGCCTGCCTTAGGTAACGAGTTTGTCACTATTATCAAGGATAGTTCGCTCTTGCAAACCATCGGGGTTATGGAATTGTGGAATGGTGCACAAACTGTTGCAACAACGACCTACTTGACTTTGACGCCGCTCTTGTTCGCAGCCTTCTATTATTTGATTGTAACAACAGCTATGACGGCACTCTTGAAACAAATGGAACAACGACTTGGGGAGGGACGTAAATAA
- a CDS encoding amino acid ABC transporter ATP-binding protein, protein MAETIIEIKNLHKYFGKNEVLKGIDLDIKKGEVVVIIGPSGSGKSTFLRSMNLLEKPTKGVISFEGVDITDKNNDIFKMREKMGMVFQQFNLFPNMTVKENITLSPIKTKGVSKADADAKAMELLEKVGLKDKADAYPTSLSGGQQQRIAIARGLAMDPDVLLFDEPTSALDPEMVGEVLAVMQDLAKSGMTMAIVTHEMGFAYEVADRVIFMDGGVIVEEGTPQEIFDNTKEDRTKDFLSKVL, encoded by the coding sequence ATGGCAGAAACAATTATTGAGATTAAAAATCTTCACAAGTATTTTGGTAAGAATGAAGTTCTCAAAGGGATTGATCTAGATATTAAAAAGGGTGAAGTAGTGGTTATCATTGGTCCTTCAGGATCAGGAAAATCAACCTTCCTACGCTCAATGAACTTGCTTGAGAAACCTACCAAAGGCGTTATTTCTTTTGAAGGTGTGGATATTACAGATAAGAATAACGATATTTTCAAAATGCGTGAAAAAATGGGAATGGTTTTCCAACAGTTTAACCTCTTCCCTAACATGACAGTTAAGGAAAATATCACCTTGTCACCGATTAAAACCAAGGGTGTTTCAAAAGCTGATGCGGACGCGAAAGCTATGGAACTTTTAGAAAAGGTTGGCTTGAAAGATAAGGCAGATGCCTACCCAACAAGTCTATCTGGTGGTCAGCAACAACGTATTGCGATCGCACGTGGTTTGGCTATGGATCCAGATGTTCTCTTGTTTGACGAACCAACATCAGCCCTTGACCCAGAAATGGTTGGTGAAGTTCTTGCAGTTATGCAGGACCTTGCTAAATCAGGGATGACAATGGCAATTGTTACCCACGAAATGGGCTTTGCTTATGAGGTGGCTGATCGTGTTATCTTTATGGATGGCGGTGTTATTGTAGAAGAAGGCACACCACAAGAGATTTTCGACAATACTAAGGAAGATCGTACTAAGGATTTCTTGAGTAAGGTTTTGTAA
- a CDS encoding ferrous iron transport protein A: MLIYDAALKTPYRILGINLPKDSLLHLSNLGLAAGEMIEVVTKTKNSAIIIVKGSRLAFDASILDKIDLAPAEEDQEKIPLSELPVGRSAIVTDIFSANETKRRLMDMGITKRTRVLLRKVAPLGDPLEISLRGYELTLRKSEAQMISVVMLDEGEEK, from the coding sequence ATGCTCATATATGATGCGGCCTTAAAAACGCCTTACCGGATTCTTGGCATTAACCTCCCTAAGGATAGTCTTTTGCACTTATCTAACCTAGGGCTGGCTGCCGGTGAAATGATTGAGGTGGTAACTAAGACCAAGAACAGTGCTATTATTATCGTAAAGGGGAGTCGCTTAGCCTTTGATGCTTCGATTCTAGATAAGATTGATTTGGCACCTGCAGAGGAAGATCAGGAAAAGATACCTCTTTCTGAATTACCAGTTGGACGTTCGGCTATCGTTACTGATATTTTTTCAGCAAATGAGACCAAACGGCGTCTTATGGATATGGGAATTACAAAGCGTACTCGGGTCTTATTGCGTAAGGTAGCCCCTTTGGGAGATCCTCTAGAAATTAGCTTGAGAGGGTATGAATTAACCCTACGCAAGTCGGAGGCGCAAATGATTAGTGTGGTCATGCTGGACGAGGGAGAGGAAAAATGA